One genomic region from Patescibacteria group bacterium encodes:
- a CDS encoding DUF3048 domain-containing protein yields MKRLPKKQAKKRQPPRNKNFSMLEGDKVKKIKRLKKVFIYIKERPWVFLIPVLAVAVLLLSYFIYRFWLTQPAPEPAGPTEEIVEPQKNLTPRRLDGTLVEAGKENVYPVGVMIENHWEARPPSGLAKANLVYEVMTEGGITRFLAVFASGDEVEKIGPVRSARPYYLDWVSEFDALYMHCGGSDESLIDIKKYDINDLNEFYYGKYYWRSGRPRPHNIYTSSDFIRRALEARELDKEIPAYDSWIYKDEGGEEWHSRADKITVDYGKPEFLVEWSYNPETNDYARFVAEEKHADEDNSEIKAKNVVVQYVKMWTIDDYGRKKIETTGEGRAIIFRDGVVIDGTWKKEKRTSRTKFYDSTGDPATSSLNERGTSLGAGEIQFNRGTTWVEVVSKVHEVKWE; encoded by the coding sequence TTGAAGCGCCTTCCAAAGAAACAGGCAAAGAAGCGCCAGCCGCCAAGAAATAAAAATTTTTCTATGCTGGAGGGAGATAAGGTGAAAAAAATAAAACGTCTTAAAAAAGTTTTTATCTATATTAAAGAACGGCCGTGGGTATTTTTAATACCGGTTTTAGCGGTGGCCGTTCTTTTGTTGTCTTATTTTATTTATCGTTTTTGGCTGACCCAACCGGCGCCGGAACCGGCGGGGCCAACGGAAGAAATCGTTGAGCCGCAGAAGAATTTAACGCCGCGGCGTCTTGACGGCACGCTCGTGGAGGCGGGTAAGGAGAATGTTTACCCGGTGGGGGTGATGATAGAAAATCATTGGGAAGCTCGTCCGCCGTCCGGACTCGCCAAAGCCAATCTGGTTTATGAAGTGATGACCGAAGGGGGGATTACCAGATTTCTCGCGGTCTTCGCCAGCGGCGATGAGGTGGAGAAAATCGGTCCGGTGCGCTCAGCGCGTCCGTATTATCTTGACTGGGTAAGCGAGTTTGACGCTTTGTATATGCATTGCGGCGGCAGTGACGAATCTTTGATTGATATCAAAAAATACGACATTAATGATTTGAACGAATTTTATTACGGCAAATATTATTGGCGCTCCGGCCGTCCACGTCCGCACAATATCTATACTTCCTCGGATTTTATCCGTAGGGCCTTGGAGGCGAGAGAATTAGATAAAGAAATTCCGGCCTACGATTCCTGGATTTATAAAGATGAGGGCGGGGAAGAATGGCATTCGCGGGCGGATAAGATAACCGTGGATTATGGCAAGCCGGAATTTTTAGTGGAGTGGAGCTATAACCCAGAAACTAATGATTACGCGAGGTTTGTGGCTGAAGAAAAACACGCGGATGAAGACAATTCGGAGATTAAAGCGAAAAACGTGGTTGTCCAATATGTCAAAATGTGGACAATTGACGATTATGGCCGCAAAAAGATTGAGACGACAGGGGAGGGCAGGGCAATTATTTTTAGAGACGGAGTGGTTATTGACGGCACTTGGAAAAAAGAGAAGCGCACCAGCCGCACTAAGTTTTACGATTCTACCGGCGACCCCGCGACTTCGTCCCTCAACGAGCGCGGGACTTCGCTCGGGGCAGGGGAAATACAGTTTAACCGCGGCACTACTTGGGTGGAGGTGGTGTCTAAAGTGCACGAGGTGAAGTGGGAGTAG
- a CDS encoding 50S ribosomal protein L25 has product MKSYLLAAEVRNAGKSYKIREKGKIPVVIYGKGIESRNLTVDYPLFNKIYKEAGESSLIDLKIGDAEPIKTLIQDVQFDPVKNTILHADFRQINMKEKITASIPLKFVGVAPAIKDFQGVFVTNLHELEVECLPGDLIHEIEVDISPLKTFDEIIRVKDLVVPSSLTIKNGLEDVVALVAPPREEEKEVAPVEEMKEPELVGKEKKEGEAGEAVEAPSKETGKEAPAAKK; this is encoded by the coding sequence ATGAAATCATACTTGTTGGCAGCTGAAGTTAGAAATGCCGGTAAATCTTACAAGATTCGCGAAAAGGGTAAAATCCCGGTGGTTATTTATGGCAAAGGGATTGAGTCGCGGAATTTAACGGTTGATTATCCTCTTTTTAATAAAATTTACAAAGAAGCCGGAGAAAGTTCGCTGATTGATTTAAAAATTGGCGATGCCGAACCGATTAAGACCCTGATTCAGGATGTGCAATTTGACCCGGTAAAAAATACGATTCTTCATGCCGATTTCCGGCAGATTAATATGAAGGAGAAAATTACCGCTTCCATTCCTCTTAAATTTGTCGGCGTGGCTCCGGCGATTAAAGATTTTCAGGGTGTTTTTGTGACCAACCTGCATGAATTGGAAGTGGAATGTTTGCCGGGAGATTTGATACACGAGATTGAGGTTGATATTTCTCCTTTAAAAACTTTTGACGAGATTATTCGCGTTAAGGATTTAGTCGTTCCCAGTTCACTTACTATTAAAAATGGTTTAGAGGATGTGGTGGCCTTAGTCGCTCCTCCGAGAGAAGAAGAAAAAGAAGTGGCTCCGGTTGAAGAAATGAAAGAGCCGGAACTGGTGGGTAAGGAGAAGAAAGAAGGCGAGGCAGGGGAAGCGGTTGAAGCGCCTTCCAAAGAAACAGGCAAAGAAGCGCCAGCCGCCAAGAAATAA